A genome region from Drosophila simulans strain w501 chromosome 2R, Prin_Dsim_3.1, whole genome shotgun sequence includes the following:
- the LOC6734374 gene encoding E3 ubiquitin-protein ligase RNF25 isoform X1: MDALQDEVESLEAILMDDVCIKRTPNGEVEQIETTVLPLTGEEEEQQYVCVTLQVHPTPGYPEESPTFKLLRPRGLDDARLEAIRSACNAKIKESIGFPVVFDLIEVVREHLSGSNLPSGQCVVCLYGFADGDEFTRTECFHYLHSYCLARHLNALRRNYQEEFDKLPAWLQKTADPFQALCPVCREHIGDETDSLKCAMPPSELLNAPEFKVTEELRKMQQRMSELYLQQKSRGAIIDVNAEGSAVISIETEEDIRRRRRREEAEAAKKLEGPAKEEVIKPTTSSTFAPVVQETHRIMPEPTNNNYQHNRRHYRGGRRHHHHHQHGHHHRAERDRGEQNPAAAPATAGGSTSNTANTNSKQAKAQSASSGLAR; encoded by the exons ATGGACGC TTTACAAGACGAAGTGGAGTCGCTGGAAGCTATCCTAATGGACGATGTTTGCATTAAACGCACACCCAA CGGCGAGGTGGAGCAGATCGAGACCACGGTGCTGCCCCTGAccggcgaggaggaggagcagcagtacGTGTGCGTTACCCTGCAGGTGCATCCAACACCTGGCTATCCGGAGGAGAGCCCCACATTCAAGCTGCTGCGTCCGCGTGGATTGGACGATGCCCGCCTGGAGGCAATCCGTAGCGCGTGCAACGCCAAGATCAAGGAGTCTATTGGTTTTCCGGTCGTTTTCGACCTCATCGAGGTGGTGCGGGAGCACCTCAGTGGCAGCAATCTGCCCAGTGGCCAGTGCGTTGTCTGTTTGTATGGATTCGCCGATGGCGATGAGTTCACACGCACCGAGTGCTTCCACTACCTGCACAGCTATTGCCTGGCCCGGCATCTCAACGCCCTACGCCGCAACTATCAGGAGGAGTTCGATAAGTTGCCCGCCTGGCTGCAGAAGACGGCCGATCCCTTCCAGGCCCTGTGCCCTGTTTGCCGTGAGCACATCGGCGACGAAACAGATAGCCTCAAGTGCGCAATGCCGCCATCTGAGTTGCTTAATGCTCCGGAATTTAAGGTGACCGAGGAGCTGCGTAAAATGCAGCAGCGCATGTCGGAGCTGTATCTGCAGCAGAAGAGTCGCGGCGCCATTATCGATGTGAACGCCGAGGGCTCGGCGGTGATTTCCATCGAGACGGAGGAGGACATCAGGCGCAGGCGGCGCCGTGAGGAGGCCGAGGCAGCCAAAAAGCTGGAGGGACCGGCAAAGGAGGAGGTTATCAAGCCCACAACTAGTTCCACATTTGCGCCAGTGGTGCAGGAGACCCACCGCATCATGCCGGAGCCGACCAACAATAACTATCAACACAATCGGCGGCACTATCGCGGCGGCAGGCgtcaccatcatcaccatcagcatGGTCACCATCATCGGGCTGAAAGGGATCGGGGGGAGCAGAATCCGGCTGCAGCTCCAGCCACCGCAGGTGGCTCCACATCGAATACGGCCAATACGAATAGCAAGCAGGCGAAGGCCCAGTCAGCCAGTTCCGGGCTTGCCAGGTGA
- the LOC6734374 gene encoding E3 ubiquitin-protein ligase RNF25 isoform X2 has product MDALQDEVESLEAILMDDVCIKRTPKSGEVEQIETTVLPLTGEEEEQQYVCVTLQVHPTPGYPEESPTFKLLRPRGLDDARLEAIRSACNAKIKESIGFPVVFDLIEVVREHLSGSNLPSGQCVVCLYGFADGDEFTRTECFHYLHSYCLARHLNALRRNYQEEFDKLPAWLQKTADPFQALCPVCREHIGDETDSLKCAMPPSELLNAPEFKVTEELRKMQQRMSELYLQQKSRGAIIDVNAEGSAVISIETEEDIRRRRRREEAEAAKKLEGPAKEEVIKPTTSSTFAPVVQETHRIMPEPTNNNYQHNRRHYRGGRRHHHHHQHGHHHRAERDRGEQNPAAAPATAGGSTSNTANTNSKQAKAQSASSGLAR; this is encoded by the exons ATGGACGC TTTACAAGACGAAGTGGAGTCGCTGGAAGCTATCCTAATGGACGATGTTTGCATTAAACGCACACCCAA AAGCGGCGAGGTGGAGCAGATCGAGACCACGGTGCTGCCCCTGAccggcgaggaggaggagcagcagtacGTGTGCGTTACCCTGCAGGTGCATCCAACACCTGGCTATCCGGAGGAGAGCCCCACATTCAAGCTGCTGCGTCCGCGTGGATTGGACGATGCCCGCCTGGAGGCAATCCGTAGCGCGTGCAACGCCAAGATCAAGGAGTCTATTGGTTTTCCGGTCGTTTTCGACCTCATCGAGGTGGTGCGGGAGCACCTCAGTGGCAGCAATCTGCCCAGTGGCCAGTGCGTTGTCTGTTTGTATGGATTCGCCGATGGCGATGAGTTCACACGCACCGAGTGCTTCCACTACCTGCACAGCTATTGCCTGGCCCGGCATCTCAACGCCCTACGCCGCAACTATCAGGAGGAGTTCGATAAGTTGCCCGCCTGGCTGCAGAAGACGGCCGATCCCTTCCAGGCCCTGTGCCCTGTTTGCCGTGAGCACATCGGCGACGAAACAGATAGCCTCAAGTGCGCAATGCCGCCATCTGAGTTGCTTAATGCTCCGGAATTTAAGGTGACCGAGGAGCTGCGTAAAATGCAGCAGCGCATGTCGGAGCTGTATCTGCAGCAGAAGAGTCGCGGCGCCATTATCGATGTGAACGCCGAGGGCTCGGCGGTGATTTCCATCGAGACGGAGGAGGACATCAGGCGCAGGCGGCGCCGTGAGGAGGCCGAGGCAGCCAAAAAGCTGGAGGGACCGGCAAAGGAGGAGGTTATCAAGCCCACAACTAGTTCCACATTTGCGCCAGTGGTGCAGGAGACCCACCGCATCATGCCGGAGCCGACCAACAATAACTATCAACACAATCGGCGGCACTATCGCGGCGGCAGGCgtcaccatcatcaccatcagcatGGTCACCATCATCGGGCTGAAAGGGATCGGGGGGAGCAGAATCCGGCTGCAGCTCCAGCCACCGCAGGTGGCTCCACATCGAATACGGCCAATACGAATAGCAAGCAGGCGAAGGCCCAGTCAGCCAGTTCCGGGCTTGCCAGGTGA